In Halomonas alkalicola, the following proteins share a genomic window:
- a CDS encoding DsbC family protein, translating to MNISFRTLLGGLLATTLGASLLVQADSPQGQAEWLAERLAVNGQPMPVQSVSETPVAGFFEVLLETGERFYSDAEGRHFLVGDLYENGEQGLVNLTEQGRNGERAARLAEVPEAERVIFRGAGESRAEVVVFTDTTCPYCRQLHEEVPRLNELGIEVHYLAFPRTGMNAQGARTLQQIWCDANPSEAMSTAKRQESLSRGQRDNCDNPVEAQYHLGLELGVQGTPAIVLPDGRLVPGYVPAERLAAMLGIEG from the coding sequence CCTGCTTGGCGGCCTGTTGGCCACCACCCTCGGTGCTTCCCTGCTGGTCCAGGCCGACTCGCCACAGGGCCAGGCCGAATGGCTGGCCGAGCGCCTGGCGGTCAACGGCCAGCCGATGCCGGTCCAGAGCGTCAGCGAGACCCCTGTGGCCGGCTTCTTCGAGGTGCTCCTGGAGACCGGCGAGCGCTTCTACAGCGACGCCGAGGGGCGCCACTTCCTGGTCGGCGATCTCTACGAGAACGGCGAGCAGGGGCTGGTCAACCTGACCGAGCAGGGCCGCAACGGCGAGCGCGCCGCGCGCCTGGCCGAGGTGCCGGAGGCCGAGCGGGTGATCTTCCGCGGCGCCGGTGAGAGCCGTGCCGAGGTGGTGGTCTTCACCGATACCACCTGCCCCTACTGCCGGCAGCTCCACGAGGAGGTGCCGCGGCTCAACGAGCTGGGCATCGAGGTGCACTACCTGGCCTTCCCGCGCACCGGCATGAATGCCCAGGGTGCCCGCACCCTGCAGCAGATCTGGTGTGACGCCAATCCCAGCGAGGCGATGAGCACCGCCAAGCGGCAGGAGTCGCTTTCTCGGGGCCAACGCGACAACTGCGACAATCCGGTCGAGGCGCAGTATCATCTGGGCCTGGAGCTCGGCGTCCAGGGCACCCCGGCCATCGTGCTGCCCGACGGCCGTCTGGTCCCCGGCTACGTGCCGGCGGAGCGACTGGCCGCCATGCTCGGCATCGAGGGCTGA